The window AGACGATAGCGAGAACCGCGAGCGAGCAATCGGTTCTGCGGGTCGGCGACAAAGGATTCTGGAGGGGCGATCGATGACTGCTGATAAGTTTCTGTGTTGACGATCGAACGCATCAAACCCTGCACATCCCAGCCAGAATCGATGAATTCGATGGCAAGGTGATCGAGCAATTGGGGATGCGACGGCAGTTGGCCTTGGGCGCCAAAGTCTTCGGATGTTTTGACCAGTCCGACGCCAAACAGTTGCTGCCAGAAACGATTGACAGCGACGCGGGCGGTCAGCGGGTTGGTTGGATCCACCATCCACTGCGCCAAATCCATGCGTGTTTTCGGCGTGTCGGGATCGTCGGCACCTGGTAGCGGTGGTAGGAACGAAGGCGTGTCGCGAGTGACGACTTCACCGGGGGCATCGTAGGCACCGCGGATCAGGATGTGAGCGGGACGAATTTCAGCTCGCTCTTTCATCACGAGCGTCGCGGGGACGTTCACTAGAACGCTGTCGCGTTCTTGGTTCAGCTTCGCGATCGCGGCTTGAACCTGTTGCAGTTTTTGCTTGCGCTGTTCTGGTGATGTTTGGGGCTCGGCCCTCCCCTCGCTTCGCTCGACCCTCTCAGAGGGAGGGTGAAGTTTGGAAGCGTCGGGAGCTTGTTTGTCTGGTTCCGGTTTGGGTTGCAGGTCTTTCGCTTCCGTTTGCAGGCGAGCGATCTCGGCGCTGAGGCGTGTCAGCGTTTGGGATTGTTCTTCCGTCGGGAATTCGATGTATGGCGGTTGCAGCCCGCGTTGAAAATCGGTGCCGCGACGGCCTCCGGTTTCGGGACCACCGTCGAAGTTGTTGAAGAACGCGTACAGCGAATAGAAATCCTTCTGCGAGATCGGATCGTATTTGTGGTCGTGGCAAACAGCACACTGCAGGGTCAGACCCATGAACGCCGTGCCGACCGCAGATACTCGATCGACGACATTCTTGACGAAGCTCTCTTCGGGCAAGGCTGTCCCGCGATCGATGATCAGGTGCAACCGGTTGAACCCTGACGCGGTCAATTGATCGACGCTGGGATCGGGATGCAGATCGCCGGCGATTTGATCGACAATGAACTGGTCAAACGGCAGGTTCTCGTTGAATGCACGAATCACCCAATCGCGATAAGGTGTCATCTCCCGGTAGTGATCGTGATGCATCCCGTTGGTGTCAGCGAACCGGACGAGGTCCAACCAGTACCTCGCCATGTGCTCGCCAAACGCAGGTTTCGCGATGATGCGATCCACTAAGTCTTGATAAGCGGTTTCGGAATCGTCGTTCAGGAACGCATCGATCTCTTCGGCGGTCGGCGGCAATCCGGTCAGGTCCAGTGACAGACGGCGGATCAATGTTCGTCGATCGGCTCGGGGACGCGGGGTGAGTCCTTTGGATTCCATCTTGGAACTCACAAAGCGATCGATCGGGGCATCCCACTCATCGTGCACCAGATCGGGCAATGGCGGTTTGCTCGGCGAGACAAATGCCCAGTGCGTTTCATAGGGAGCACCTTGCTCGATCCACTGTTTCAGAATCGTGATCTGCTCGGGCTTCAGTGGCTTGTGCATGTCCGGCGGCGGCATGATCGAATCGGGATCTTCCGATTCGATCCGGACCAGCACCTCGTCCAGATCGGCTTCGCCCTCGATATCCAGCCGGAATCCCGCTGCATTGTTGTTTTCGTCGGGGCCGTGACAGGCGAAACAATGGTTCGAAAGAATCGGCCGCACGTCTTCTTGGAAAGAGACCTCATCCGCGTTTGCCGGCAAGACCGAGGCGAGAAGGAGCGTGAGGACGCTGAAACCGAGCGAAATCGGACTCGCCGCGGCGGAAACCACGGGGGAAAAAGACACAGGCATTCGCGAGGCGGGGGTGGGTGAGGAGCGAATTTGGAGGGCAAGTTCCATTTTGGTCCACCTCCGGAGTCATCGCAACTGAATAGAGCTGTCTGCGTCGCGAAGTGCGGAGGAATGTCGCGACTTTGCTTTGTCGAGTCATGCCAGGGGTGGTTTTGTCGCCGAAAGGGCCGTGGAAACCCAAGGCGAACTCGAACTGAACTTCTGCTGTCCCCCCCTGAACCGCTATTCTTGGCAGTCGATTCGCGACTTCGTATCTCGCGACCCATCCTTGTTCAGAAAGAAAATTGTCTGATGTCCGCTGATTCCCCTTCGTCCCCCGCTTCTTCCCAGGCCGCCGAAGTTCAAGTCCGACTGCCGGACGGCTCGCTGAAAACCCAACCCGCTGACGCCACCGCGATGGATGTCGCGAAAGAGATCAGCGAAGGTCTTGCCCGCAGCGTCGTGGCCGCCGAAGTCGACGGCACCATTGTTGATTCATTCCGTCCTCTCGGCGAAATCGCTGACGATGAAAATGTGGTTCCGCTTCGTTTGCTGACCACGCGTGATGAATCGGCTCTCGATGTGCTGCGTCACTCGGCCGCTCACGTGATGGCTCGCGCCATCATGCGAATCTACAAAGGCGTTTCGCTGGCGTTCGGTCCGACCACCTCGGGTGGTTTTTATTACGATTTCGACATGCCAGAGAAAATCAGCGAAGACGATTTTCCAAAGATCGAAGCGGAAATCAAAAAGATCATCAAAGCCAAGGAACCGTTCGAACGTTTTGTGCTCGAACGTGACGAAGCCCGCAAACTTTGCGATGACCTCGATCAAGACTTGAAGGTTGAACACATCGAAACCGGTTTGGGCGATCAGGCCACGGTCAGCTTCTATCGTCAGGGCGAGTTCGTCGACCTTTGTCGCGGACCTCACATTCCTCACGCCGGCATGATCAAAGCGATCAAACTGCTGAGCGTTGCGGGCGCGTACTGGAAAGGCGACGCTTCGGGACGTCAGTTGCAACGCGTCTACGGAACCGCTTTCTTTGATAAGAAAGAGTTGGCCAGCTACCTCGAGCAGATCGAAGAAGCCAAACGCCGTGACCACCGCGTGCTGGGCAAACAGCACGGTCTGTTCGCGATCAATCCTGAAGTCGGGCAAGGTTTGTGCTTGTGGTTGCCCAAGGGAGCTCGCGTTCGCGTCACGTTGGAAGACTTCTTGCGTCGCGAATTGCTTTCGCGTGGTTACGATCCGGTGTACAGCCCGCACATCGGTCGCGTGGAAATGTACGAAACCAGCGGCCACTTCCCTTACTACCGCGACAGCCAGTTTGCTCCGTTGTTCGGCAGCGAAGTCGGTGGATTGTTGGACGCGTGGAGCACTCGGCTCGACAAAGATGATTTGTCCAAGGACGACGAAGACAAGTTGATCGCGGCGGCGGAAGTGTTTGGCGTCAAACTGCCCGATTACAAACCGTCGGCGTCCAACGACGCGAAAAAGGATGTGCTGCATCGCTGGCAATTGAATCACGAGCGTTATCTGCTCAAGCCAATGAACTGCCCTCACCACTGTCAAATCTTTGGTGCCCAGCCGCGATCGTATCGTCAGTTGCCGCTGCGGTTGTTTGAGTTCGGAACCGTTTACCGTCACGAGCAAACCGGCGAACTGAACGGGATGATGCGGGTGCGTGGTCTGACGCAAGACGACGCGCACATCTTCTGCACCGCCGATCAAGTCGAAGAAGAATTCCGTGCAACGATCGAGTTGACCAAGTTCGTGCTCGAGTCCGTTGGGCTGGATGATTACCGCGTGCAGTTGTCGCTGCGGGATCCGGACAGCAGCAAGTACGTCGGCAGCGAAGAGAACTGGGATCACGCCGAAGGTGCTCTGCGAGGTGTGCTGGAACAGTCCGGTTTGTCGTTCAACGAAGAGCCCGGTGAGGCAGCGTTCTACGGTCCCAAAGCGGACTTCATGGTTCGTGACTGCATCGGTCGTTCGTGGCAGTTGGGAACGGTGCAGTTGGATTACAACCTGCCCGAACGCTTCAAGCTGGAATACAAAGGCAACGACAATGCGACTCACCGCCCCGTGATGATCCACCGCGCACCGTTTGGTTCGCTGGAACGATTCACCGGGATGCTGATCGAGCATTTTGCTGGTGCGTTCCCGATGTGGTTGTCGCCCGAGCAGATTCGTGTGTTGCCGTTGTCGGACAAGTCCGTCGAATACGCGACCGCGGTGGCCAAGCAACTC of the Rhodopirellula baltica SH 1 genome contains:
- a CDS encoding DUF1553 domain-containing protein, with protein sequence MVSAAASPISLGFSVLTLLLASVLPANADEVSFQEDVRPILSNHCFACHGPDENNNAAGFRLDIEGEADLDEVLVRIESEDPDSIMPPPDMHKPLKPEQITILKQWIEQGAPYETHWAFVSPSKPPLPDLVHDEWDAPIDRFVSSKMESKGLTPRPRADRRTLIRRLSLDLTGLPPTAEEIDAFLNDDSETAYQDLVDRIIAKPAFGEHMARYWLDLVRFADTNGMHHDHYREMTPYRDWVIRAFNENLPFDQFIVDQIAGDLHPDPSVDQLTASGFNRLHLIIDRGTALPEESFVKNVVDRVSAVGTAFMGLTLQCAVCHDHKYDPISQKDFYSLYAFFNNFDGGPETGGRRGTDFQRGLQPPYIEFPTEEQSQTLTRLSAEIARLQTEAKDLQPKPEPDKQAPDASKLHPPSERVERSEGRAEPQTSPEQRKQKLQQVQAAIAKLNQERDSVLVNVPATLVMKERAEIRPAHILIRGAYDAPGEVVTRDTPSFLPPLPGADDPDTPKTRMDLAQWMVDPTNPLTARVAVNRFWQQLFGVGLVKTSEDFGAQGQLPSHPQLLDHLAIEFIDSGWDVQGLMRSIVNTETYQQSSIAPPESFVADPQNRLLARGSRYRLDAEVIRDQVLSVCGLLSPTMYGKSVKPPQPEGLWKIVAMPTSYPNSYVPDSGEKAVRRSVYTFWKRGLPPPQMTIFDAPNRDSCIARRERTNTPLQALMLMNEPQFFSASTTLAKRLLDDETLNAEDGGHQKRLAVAYETITSRPPTDAALESLSRSLETFQSLYESQPGQATALVQRCTDPVVQSVTSAPDQVRLAAWTMVIHSILNLDCVRTRE
- the thrS gene encoding threonine--tRNA ligase, which codes for MSADSPSSPASSQAAEVQVRLPDGSLKTQPADATAMDVAKEISEGLARSVVAAEVDGTIVDSFRPLGEIADDENVVPLRLLTTRDESALDVLRHSAAHVMARAIMRIYKGVSLAFGPTTSGGFYYDFDMPEKISEDDFPKIEAEIKKIIKAKEPFERFVLERDEARKLCDDLDQDLKVEHIETGLGDQATVSFYRQGEFVDLCRGPHIPHAGMIKAIKLLSVAGAYWKGDASGRQLQRVYGTAFFDKKELASYLEQIEEAKRRDHRVLGKQHGLFAINPEVGQGLCLWLPKGARVRVTLEDFLRRELLSRGYDPVYSPHIGRVEMYETSGHFPYYRDSQFAPLFGSEVGGLLDAWSTRLDKDDLSKDDEDKLIAAAEVFGVKLPDYKPSASNDAKKDVLHRWQLNHERYLLKPMNCPHHCQIFGAQPRSYRQLPLRLFEFGTVYRHEQTGELNGMMRVRGLTQDDAHIFCTADQVEEEFRATIELTKFVLESVGLDDYRVQLSLRDPDSSKYVGSEENWDHAEGALRGVLEQSGLSFNEEPGEAAFYGPKADFMVRDCIGRSWQLGTVQLDYNLPERFKLEYKGNDNATHRPVMIHRAPFGSLERFTGMLIEHFAGAFPMWLSPEQIRVLPLSDKSVEYATAVAKQLDEAGFKVTVDASDGKVQAKIRNAQIDLVNYMAVVGPKEAESGQVALRDRIEGDLGSMPIKEAIARLQKEVETRQVRQAVKGSTVSIAETGGAATDY